The genomic window CAATTCCAGAGTAATCACAACCTTGGAATAATTCAAGCATGAAACCAGAAGAATTTTATTGGAACCATTGTTGATTAGAGGTATGTCTTATTTTTCATTTCTGCGCACTTCAATCATTGTCTTAGGTCGATTAACTCAGTCAAGGCTCGTGCTTTCTATTGCCGCCTCAATTATTCCCGGTGTTACTTATTTTCGCAGAACTGATAAGCTGATTGTTGCCCTTACAATTGACGATGGGCCAGATCCTGCAACAACACCGAAAATACTAGAAGTTCTTCAATGCTACGGAGCACGAGCAACTTTCTTTGTTATCAGTAATAGAGTTGAAGGAAATGAGCCTCTTCTTATAGATATGATCAATCAAGGGCACGAGTTAGGCAATCACTTAACTGAAGACAAACCGAGTATTAGCCTTTCGCCCAGTGAGTTTGAATTTGAGCTTTGCAAAGCTCATTCGGTTCTGTCTAATTTTACTAAACCTCGCTGGTTACGTCCTGCATCTGGCTGGTACACACCCTGCATGGTGAACACTGCCCGTAAATATAATTATCGAGTTGCCCTCGGCTCCGTCTTTCCATTTGATACGAACATTGTTTCATCAGATTTTGCTTCCGAATATATCCTGTCAAATATTTTTCCTGGCTCAATAATTGTCCTACACGATACTGGCGAGTGGGGTGAAAAAACAGCGATAACCTTGGAGAAAGTCTTACCCGAACTCTCTAAAAAAGGATATAGTGTTGTTACGCTATCAGACCTTTTTACCCTTTAGAGTCTAGAAATACGGGTAGTGCTTAAGACGTAATGATAGAGTGTTACCGCTCCCGAGTTTCCATTTGGCGATGGCAGTGTGTCCCGTCTGTTCCTCGTCTCGCATCGTCAAAAATAGTTGCATCCACAACGCAAGCAACAGTTCAAGGATCGGGACTGCAGACGGCAGTTTGCTGAACATCCCACCAAGAAAGTGATTAACCAAGCAACGAGTTCCCACTCGCGATCAGTCAAGCTCCTGGGATATGCCATTTTTGTCTAATTATATTTCATTCCCGAAATCCCAAATGGGTTCTATAGTGGCGCACGGAATAAAGTTGCCATCCGCCTGCTTTAGGCGTCCCTGCCCCCGCTCTATCACCAATGTATGGTTCTAGAGTTTATGCCACTGATTCTAGAGTCTATGGTTGAATGAAAACACAATGTTTCGCAACCATCGTGGGTAAAGCAGGTATGAGCCAGGAATCCAGCAGCGGGTGGAAATGGCAGACGGGGCCAATGGTGTGGGAGGTGAGTCGGGGGGCGTTGATCGCCGCCGCGCTGTTTTGGGTGGTGGTGCTGGTTTTGGTGCTGCATCGCCACCATGCCATGTATCCCTCCTATGCCTCCTTCGATCAAGGCATTTTCAACCAAGTGTTTTGGAACAATAGCCACGGTCGCTGGTTCCAAAGTTCCCTCTCCTCCAGCCTGTCCACCCCCGTCGTCCATGATGGTCAGGTGCCCGATGTCGCCTACCGTCGTCTGGGGCAACATTTCACCCCGGCCCTGCTGCTGTGGCTGCCGATCTATGCGATCGCCCCCTCCCCCACCACCCTATTTATCATTCAGGTAACCCTGGTGACCTTGGCGGGTCTAGTGCTCTACAACCTGGCCCGGTGCTACCTCACGCCGCAGCTCTCCACCCTGATCGCCATTAGCTACTACGGAGCCAATTCCGTCATTGGGCCCAGCTTGGCGAACTTCCACGACATTTGCCAACTGCCCTTGTTTTTCTTCAGCCTCTTTCTCGCCCTAGAGAAACGCTGGTGGGCCCTATTTTGGATTATGGCGGGACTGATTTTGCTGGTGCGGGAAGATGCGGGGGTGGCGCTGTTTGGCGTTGGCGTCTATCTGCTGGTCAGCCGTCGCTATCCCTGGATGGGCGCAATTCTCTGTGGTCTTAGCCTGGGCTATATGCTGCTGCTCACCAACCTGATCATGCCGCTGTTTTCCGAAGATATTTCTCGGCGGTTCATGATTGAGCAATTTGGCCAGTACGTCGAGGGCGATGAGGCCAGCACCCTAGATGTGATCGGTGGCATGATCAGCAATCCGGGGCGTTTGCTGATGGAACTGGTCAATCCTGTGGGGGACAAAATTCGCTACCTGCTGGGGCATTGGCTGCCGCTGATGTTAGTGCCAGCGATCGCTCCTTCTGCTTGGCTTTTGGCAGGCGTGCCCTTACTCAAAACCTTTCTGCGTCAAGACCCTATCGCCCTGTCGATTAACCTACGCTATTCCATGAACATTGTGCCGGGCTTGTTCTACGGTGCTGTCCTCTGGTGGTCGGTGCATCCCCAGGCTATTCGTCAGCGCTGGGTGCGGGGCCTGTGGATTGCGGCCATCACCCTATCGATTTTGTTCACCATCACGTCGAATCCCAACCGATCGCTCTCCTTTATCATTCCCGATTCCATTCAACCCCAGGTGTACCTACCCGCTCCGCAGCAGTGGCAGCATGTGGCCAAGATTCGGGGTTTCATGGCTGAGATTCCCAACGACGCCAGCGTCTCAGCCACCTCCCATATCGTGGCCCACCTATCTAGCCGACGGCAGGTGTTGCGCTTTCCAGATCTGAGCCTGCAAAACGATGCCGATGAGGTGGTTGAGATGGACTACGTGCTGCTCGATCTAGAGCAACTGGTCACCTATCAAACCGTGTTTGCCGACGATCGCCAACGGCTACAACGAGCCGTGCGCGTAGTGGATCGGATTCTGGAGCGCGATCGCTACGGTGTTCAAGGCTTCACCGAAGGTATCCTTTTTCTCCAGCGAGCCACGCCTTCCCAACCCGATGCTTTAGTAGCGTGGCAAGCCTATCGGCAAGCGATCGCTCCTGCGGTGGATTAATGCCCGTCCAAGGCGGGTGCGGTTAGGCAAGGTCGTAACGCAACGCTGACCTATGAGCTGGGTATCAGTGATCCATGAACCGGCTGAAAAATCAGAAATGTTACGGGATTGAGAGAGAGCGATCGCCCATTGTCTAGCCATCTGAGCTACAGTGTGGAGCAGCATTCCTAAGACCCATCTGTAACTATTCTGTAACTATGTCGATGTCAGAGCCGCTTGTCTTTAAAAATCGCCCCAATCAACCTATTGTGGTGGAGGGCAAAACCTATTGGATTAGTCGCAGTGTCACGGTGGTGCCTGTCTTACTCTTTGCCATCGAACGCCAGCTCTATGTGCCCCTGGGTAAGCGCGGCATCGACATGCCCAACGAGCAGGGCAAATGGGGATTGCCCGGTGGCTATCTCGATTTTGATGAAACGACGAGCGAGGCGGTAATCCGCGAAGTCTATGAAGAAACGGGGCTGAACCTGCCCTACCTAATGGCCCATCATCGGGTGGTGGGTGATTTGGAGCATCCCTATCTCATTGAAAGTCGGCCGCTGTATTTACAAAACGTATCGCTGCGCTTTCCGCTGATGATTTTTGTAGACGAACTGCCCCCGCTGGCGGCCAAGGTGGGAGCAGGGGAAGTGGAAGAATTGCGGTGGGTGCCGGTGGAAGAAGCGATCGCCCAAGACCTAGCCTTTGAGCACCATCTCCTCATCCAGCATTGCCTAGAGACCTACTTTTGCTGGAATCAGGCAGGCGATCGCACCCTCTAGACACCCTGTAGAATAGGTATAGAGACCACGACAGCCGGCAACAGCACGTCCAGCCATGGTCGGCCAGTTGCACAATACCTGCACCCTAAGGTCAAGTACCAGAAGCAAGTCCTAACGATCAACGGAGAGGGTGGGATTCGAACCCACGGTACCTTTCGGTACACTCGATTTCAAGTCGAGCGCATTCGACCACTCTGCCACCTCTCCAGCGCTTTTTATTCTAGCGTGAGTCGAGCATTTATCAACGTCAGACTTGCACGGGTTTTAAATCCGGCATTTGACTAAATCTCAAATCAATGCATCATAGTAATCTAGACAAAAATCGGCTGTGTCGGCTTCTACGGACGTTCAAGACGCCCCCAACCCTTGAATCAGCCTTGAAATCCACCTTTGAAACCTCCCATCATCTCAACCGCTTGGCGGCGGTTCTAGTCCTCCATCACCGTTGTTGAATCAACGGCTGCGATCGCGCCTTCTGCCCACGAGAGGTGTCTTATACTGACTGGAATATCAACCCATTCACTCCCTCGTAAGCGGATGCCATCCTAACCGCCAAACCTTGTGCTCGCAAAACTTCCAAAATTCTTAATCTTGACCCATATAACCTTTACTGAGGACTAACATCCTGAATGACTGATCACTCTCAAACCACGTCCCATCCACCCATCGCCGCATCACGCTCCGCATCAGATGCGCCCACCCCCTCCAACCCCAGCTATGACCTGGCCCATCGCATTGCCCAAGCTGCAGACGATCGCAAAGGGGGCGATATTGTCTTGCTGAATGTTGAGGATGTCTCCTACTTGGCAGATTACTTTGTGATGATCACAGGGTTTTCCAATGTCCAAGTGCGGGCTATTTCTCACAGCATTGAAGATACCATCGCCGATGATCTCCAGCGGCAACCCTTGCGCGTCGAGGGACGGGGGGAAGGCAATTGGGTGTTGATGGACTATGGCGAAGTCATCGTTCATATCTTCATGCCCGATGAACGGGAATTTTATGACCTAGAAGCTTTTTGGGGTCATGCCGAACGCGTGCCCTTTGTACCCACCTTCACCGATGCCCGCATCCGAACCACGCCATAACCAGGTGTACGATTGAGCTATACCTAGGTTCCAAGCGACTCTTGAGGAGTCATCCTAGGGAGCTGATTATCGTCCCTTATTTCGTTAAGAAAACGTTGCATTTTTTGACCTGTCGTCAATTTCTGTTACTGTTGAAAACCAAACGTGGAGGAAATTATGCCTTATACAACTGAAGAAGGCGGACGTCTTAATAACTTTGCTAAAGAGCCCAAAGTCTACGTTGCTGAGCCCCCCAACAAAGGCCAAAAACGCACCTACGTCATTCTGGGTGTGCTAGCCGTTGCATTAATCGGCGGCTTAATTTCAGTAGCATTCCTCGTATCCTAGATTGATAGAGCGAGGCAAGTAGCCTAACAGGCAACAGCCGAGTTTGATACACTACCAAAGTGTTGATAACAGCAGCCTGGGTACAATCATCAGCCCCAAGGGCGATCGCTGTTGTCCTCCCTTTTCTCTATCTCTAGGACTGAACACGGCATAGACTATGGCACTCAAAAAAGGTGATGTGGTTCGAGCGCTTCGCGACAAGCTAGACAGCAGCTTAGAGGCAAGCGCCAGTGACACCCGCTGGCCCCCTTATATTTTTGAAACCAAGGGGGAGATCATGGACACTCGCGATGACTATGCCCTCGTGCAGTTTGGTTATGTTCCCACCCCCAATATGTGGCTGCGGCTCGATCAATTAGAAAAGTTTGAATAACATTTCCGGAAAACCTGAACATTTACGGTTATCGTCGTCATTAGGCGACGATTTTTTTTGGCCATGTCCACCTACCTTTCCGTGACTTGTATTCCCACCCGCGTATCTGTGATTGGCGCAGGGCACGTTGGCAGTACCCTCGCCCAGCGCATTGCCGAGAAGAATCTTGCGGATGTGATTCTGCTGGATGTTGAGGCGGGTCGCCCCAAAGGCATTGCCTTGGACTTGATGGAAGCCCGAGGGCTGGAAGGGCACGATCGCCAAATTATTGGCACCGATGACTACCGCGATACGGCCAATTCCAACATTGTGGTGATTACCGCTGGGCTGCCTCGCCGCCCCGGCATGACCCGCGATGATCTGCTGCGCACCAATGCCCAGATTGTCATCGAAACCACCCAAAAAGCGATCGCTCACTCCCCGGACGCAGTCCTCGTGATCATCACCAATCCCCTCGATGTGATGACCTACCTGGCTTGGAAGGTGAGCGGCTTCCCCAGCTATCGGGTGATGGGCATGGCCGGCATCCTCGACTCCTCTCGCTTCCAAACATTTATTGCCATGGAATTGGGCGTTTCCACTGCCGATGTCCATGCCATGGTGCTGGGTGGCCATGGGGATTTGATGGTGCCCTTGCCGCGCTTCTCCACGGTCAGCGGCATTCCCATCACTGAGCTCATGGATCCAGACACCATCCATCGCTTGGTGGAACGCACCCGCAACGGCGGCGCAGAAATTGTTAACCTCATGCAAACCGGGGGAGCCTACTTTGCCCCCGCCTCCTCCGCCTACACCATGGTGGAATCGATTCTCTGCAACCAGTCGCGCCTGTTGCCGGTAGCATCCTACCTATCCGGCGAGTATGGGCTCAAGGATATCTTCATGGGCGTGCCGGCTTTCCTCAGTTGTCGCGGCATTGAGCGGGTGCTGGAGCTGGACTTAAAGGACGAGGAACGGGATGCGCTGCACCAATCGGCCCAAGCCATTCGTCATACCCTAGATGACGCTCTGAAAATGATCCCCTGAGCTGGTGATAGCGTCTGGTTGATGGGAAGCGATCGCCCCCCATTCCCCTCCATCATCCACTGTTAAACCTGAAAACTCAGGTCGAGGAAGGACGTCCTAATCGCGCCATGGCCCACTGCACCAGACCCGGCAAAAGTCGGTAAGCTTCCGTCGCGATCGCCGTGGCCCCCACCCCCACCTCCATCTTGCGATCGGTCACCACCTCCCAGATGGCCTGGGCTACATCCTCTGGCCGACTCGCCCAGCTTTGCATCATTGCCTGGGCCATTTGCTGCCGCTGCTGCTCCGCCGCCGCCGTCGATGCACCACGAAACTGGGCCCGCTCCAAAAACTGACTGTTGATCAACCCTGGATTCACCAACCCCACATGAATTCCCTGGGGTGCTAGCTCTAGGCGCAGGGTATCCGTCAAACCCGTTACGGCATATTTACTGGTACAGTAGGCGGTCATGTGGGTGAGGGGCATCTTGCCGCCAAAGGAACCCACATTGACGATCGCGCCCTGCTGCCGCTCGATAAACTGGGGTAACAGCGCATGGATGGTGTGAATATAGCCCCACAGGTTGGTATTCAGAATCTGCTGCCAGTCTTCCAAGCTGGTGTGCTCCATGGTGCCCGTTAGACAAATGCCCGCATTGTTCACCAAAACATCGACGCTGCCGAAACGATCCAGCGCCTGATGCACCAGCCGATCCACCGCGCTGGCATCTGCCACATCCGTCGGCACCGCCAGAGTTTGGCATCCCGATTGGTTGATCTCCTGAGCGATCGCTTCCAGCCGCTCCGCCTGCCGCGCTGCCAGCACCAGGTTATACCCACGCTGGGCAAACAGGCGGGCCGTGGCTCGTCCAGTTCCCTGGGATGCTCCCGTGATCAACACCGTTGGCGTCATGCCATCTATCCTCAAGCAGTAAGACTAGAACCGACTACCCAACAGGCGTTGCCGCACACCCTCAGCAATTTTCTGACCCAAATATTCTGGAATCACACTTTCATTGGGGCCAAGCAGATAGAGAATCAGCCGCGTGCGCCCACGCCACACCAAGAGGTTGGCATTCACCACCAGTAGATCTTCCTGCCAGATGGCATACATCACCTTGTAGAACAACCCTGGTTGGTTGTCTGCCTCAATCAGCAGCGCCGGTAGATGAAACACCGGGTCAACATAGAACTCGGTTTCCACCTGCTCTAGCCCAGCATCTAGGTTGAATTCCACCGCCAGCATTTCTTCAACCTCAAACCGCCCCGCCAGCGCCTCGCGAATGGCCCGCCGCACATTATCAGCCGTTTTGTCCGTCAACACCTTGCCGCCCCGCGACACAATCAGCTTAATGAACACCAGCATCGGCGGATAAATTTGCCCATACAGACTGAGGCTATGAATCGTGAGCCCATAGGCCGCCAAGACGCCAAAAATATCGCTGAGCAAAAATGATTGGTTGCGATAGGCGAAATGCAGGGCGCTCTTCGTCCCCTCCGGCTTAAGATCAATCACGACCTGCCGACTCTTATAGAGTTGATACGCCAGCTTCAGGTTTTGAATCTGAATCTCGCTGCTAACAAACTGTTCATAGAATTGTGGAAATGCACGATTGAACCGTTTCAACAATTCCAGCGTTGATTGTTTCAAACCCGAAGCCATAGTTTTGGTATTACACCTGTCTTTCAGGTTAAAGTCCGAGTCAAATTGGACAATCATAGATCCTAGGATCCTAAACGTGGGGCGATCGCAACCCAACACCCCCACTGCGCTGTTCTGCCAAGACCAACCTG from Candidatus Obscuribacterales bacterium includes these protein-coding regions:
- a CDS encoding SDR family oxidoreductase, translating into MTPTVLITGASQGTGRATARLFAQRGYNLVLAARQAERLEAIAQEINQSGCQTLAVPTDVADASAVDRLVHQALDRFGSVDVLVNNAGICLTGTMEHTSLEDWQQILNTNLWGYIHTIHALLPQFIERQQGAIVNVGSFGGKMPLTHMTAYCTSKYAVTGLTDTLRLELAPQGIHVGLVNPGLINSQFLERAQFRGASTAAAEQQRQQMAQAMMQSWASRPEDVAQAIWEVVTDRKMEVGVGATAIATEAYRLLPGLVQWAMARLGRPSST
- a CDS encoding ssl1498 family light-harvesting-like protein, whose translation is MPYTTEEGGRLNNFAKEPKVYVAEPPNKGQKRTYVILGVLAVALIGGLISVAFLVS
- the mdh gene encoding malate dehydrogenase, with the protein product MSTYLSVTCIPTRVSVIGAGHVGSTLAQRIAEKNLADVILLDVEAGRPKGIALDLMEARGLEGHDRQIIGTDDYRDTANSNIVVITAGLPRRPGMTRDDLLRTNAQIVIETTQKAIAHSPDAVLVIITNPLDVMTYLAWKVSGFPSYRVMGMAGILDSSRFQTFIAMELGVSTADVHAMVLGGHGDLMVPLPRFSTVSGIPITELMDPDTIHRLVERTRNGGAEIVNLMQTGGAYFAPASSAYTMVESILCNQSRLLPVASYLSGEYGLKDIFMGVPAFLSCRGIERVLELDLKDEERDALHQSAQAIRHTLDDALKMIP
- the rsfS gene encoding ribosome silencing factor produces the protein MTDHSQTTSHPPIAASRSASDAPTPSNPSYDLAHRIAQAADDRKGGDIVLLNVEDVSYLADYFVMITGFSNVQVRAISHSIEDTIADDLQRQPLRVEGRGEGNWVLMDYGEVIVHIFMPDEREFYDLEAFWGHAERVPFVPTFTDARIRTTP
- a CDS encoding chitin deacetylase family protein encodes the protein MSYFSFLRTSIIVLGRLTQSRLVLSIAASIIPGVTYFRRTDKLIVALTIDDGPDPATTPKILEVLQCYGARATFFVISNRVEGNEPLLIDMINQGHELGNHLTEDKPSISLSPSEFEFELCKAHSVLSNFTKPRWLRPASGWYTPCMVNTARKYNYRVALGSVFPFDTNIVSSDFASEYILSNIFPGSIIVLHDTGEWGEKTAITLEKVLPELSKKGYSVVTLSDLFTL
- a CDS encoding NAD(P)H-quinone oxidoreductase subunit O; translated protein: MALKKGDVVRALRDKLDSSLEASASDTRWPPYIFETKGEIMDTRDDYALVQFGYVPTPNMWLRLDQLEKFE
- a CDS encoding NUDIX hydrolase, with the translated sequence MSEPLVFKNRPNQPIVVEGKTYWISRSVTVVPVLLFAIERQLYVPLGKRGIDMPNEQGKWGLPGGYLDFDETTSEAVIREVYEETGLNLPYLMAHHRVVGDLEHPYLIESRPLYLQNVSLRFPLMIFVDELPPLAAKVGAGEVEELRWVPVEEAIAQDLAFEHHLLIQHCLETYFCWNQAGDRTL
- a CDS encoding DUF2079 domain-containing protein translates to MSQESSSGWKWQTGPMVWEVSRGALIAAALFWVVVLVLVLHRHHAMYPSYASFDQGIFNQVFWNNSHGRWFQSSLSSSLSTPVVHDGQVPDVAYRRLGQHFTPALLLWLPIYAIAPSPTTLFIIQVTLVTLAGLVLYNLARCYLTPQLSTLIAISYYGANSVIGPSLANFHDICQLPLFFFSLFLALEKRWWALFWIMAGLILLVREDAGVALFGVGVYLLVSRRYPWMGAILCGLSLGYMLLLTNLIMPLFSEDISRRFMIEQFGQYVEGDEASTLDVIGGMISNPGRLLMELVNPVGDKIRYLLGHWLPLMLVPAIAPSAWLLAGVPLLKTFLRQDPIALSINLRYSMNIVPGLFYGAVLWWSVHPQAIRQRWVRGLWIAAITLSILFTITSNPNRSLSFIIPDSIQPQVYLPAPQQWQHVAKIRGFMAEIPNDASVSATSHIVAHLSSRRQVLRFPDLSLQNDADEVVEMDYVLLDLEQLVTYQTVFADDRQRLQRAVRVVDRILERDRYGVQGFTEGILFLQRATPSQPDALVAWQAYRQAIAPAVD